A single window of Polaribacter sp. SA4-10 DNA harbors:
- a CDS encoding glycoside hydrolase family 65 protein, with protein MNQDYIKPNEWSILEEGFDAATVKSSESLFSIGNGVMGQRANFEEQYTGDTFQGSYIGGVYYPDKTRVGWWKNGYPEYFAKVLNAPNWIGINVLINDEKLDLHTCKEVSKFKRELNMKEGWLSRNFEAVLQNGIKIKVDTKRFLSLDIDAVGAINYNVTPLNSDAKITYIPYIDAGITNEDTNWDDQFWDVLEVSQNNQQSYIQARTMKTHFYTCTFMESRLFVDNKEVITGCNNKQLEKYTSFTYQQEVKQNQTFTIHKFGGYVVDRNHHKDELVTAAKEALDKAVGFGFDALLEMQKQSWAQIWKMSDITIEGDVKAQQGIRFNIFQLNQTYLGTDATLNIGPKGFTGEKYGGSTYWDTEAYCIPFYMATKDQSVARKLLEYRYYHLDKAIENAEKLGFTNGAALYPMVTMNGEECHNEWEITFEEIHRNGAIAFAIFNYFRFTGDYSYIPEKGLEVLIGIARFWQQRATFSSDKNKFMILGVTGPNEYENNINNNWYTNYIAKWCINYALENINTVKTDYISDYIRIKEKVKFSDDELSKWKNVADNMYFPFSEKYNVFLQQDGFLDKELISVADLDKSQRPINQKWSWDRILRSPYIKQADTLQGFYMFEEDFSTEELERHFDFYEPFTVHESSLSPCVHSIQAAKLGRMDQAYEFYLRTSRLDLDDYNHEVEEGLHITSMAGTWMSIVEGFGGMRVLNNTLSFSPKIPKGWKSYSFKVNFRNQVITVNVTQNRTHFELEGKNEISILVNGELVTITPNNLVTV; from the coding sequence ATGAATCAAGATTATATAAAACCAAATGAATGGTCTATCCTAGAAGAAGGATTTGATGCTGCAACGGTAAAATCTTCAGAAAGTTTATTTAGTATTGGTAATGGTGTCATGGGACAGCGTGCTAATTTTGAAGAACAATATACAGGAGATACGTTTCAAGGAAGTTATATTGGAGGTGTTTATTACCCTGATAAAACACGTGTTGGATGGTGGAAAAACGGTTATCCAGAATATTTTGCGAAAGTTTTAAATGCACCAAATTGGATAGGAATTAACGTTTTAATTAACGATGAAAAACTAGATTTACATACATGTAAAGAAGTCTCAAAGTTTAAACGAGAGCTTAACATGAAAGAAGGTTGGTTGTCTAGAAATTTTGAAGCTGTTTTACAAAACGGAATCAAAATTAAAGTTGATACCAAACGTTTTTTAAGTTTAGATATAGATGCTGTTGGCGCCATTAATTACAATGTAACTCCTTTAAATTCTGATGCAAAAATCACCTATATTCCTTATATAGATGCAGGAATTACGAATGAAGACACCAATTGGGATGACCAATTTTGGGATGTTTTAGAAGTTTCTCAAAACAATCAGCAATCTTACATTCAGGCAAGAACCATGAAAACACATTTTTACACGTGTACGTTTATGGAATCTAGATTATTTGTAGATAATAAAGAGGTTATTACAGGATGTAATAATAAACAATTAGAGAAATATACTTCTTTCACGTATCAACAAGAGGTTAAGCAAAACCAAACATTTACCATTCACAAATTTGGTGGTTATGTGGTTGATAGAAATCATCATAAAGATGAATTAGTTACTGCTGCAAAAGAAGCTTTAGACAAAGCTGTAGGTTTTGGTTTTGATGCTTTATTAGAAATGCAAAAACAATCTTGGGCACAAATCTGGAAAATGTCTGACATTACGATAGAAGGTGATGTGAAGGCACAACAAGGAATTCGTTTTAATATTTTTCAACTAAATCAAACCTATTTAGGAACTGATGCTACTTTAAATATCGGTCCAAAAGGTTTTACAGGAGAAAAATATGGAGGAAGTACGTATTGGGATACAGAAGCATATTGTATTCCTTTTTACATGGCTACAAAAGATCAATCTGTTGCAAGAAAGTTATTAGAATACAGGTATTATCATTTAGATAAAGCCATTGAAAATGCAGAGAAACTTGGTTTTACAAACGGAGCAGCATTGTATCCAATGGTTACTATGAACGGTGAAGAATGCCATAATGAATGGGAAATTACTTTTGAAGAAATTCATAGAAATGGCGCTATCGCTTTTGCTATTTTTAATTATTTTAGATTTACAGGCGACTATTCTTACATTCCAGAAAAAGGATTGGAAGTTCTAATTGGTATTGCACGTTTTTGGCAACAAAGAGCTACTTTTTCTTCGGATAAAAACAAATTCATGATTTTGGGAGTAACCGGTCCAAATGAATATGAAAACAATATAAACAATAATTGGTACACAAATTACATTGCAAAATGGTGTATTAATTATGCCTTAGAAAATATAAATACTGTAAAAACGGACTATATTTCTGATTACATCAGGATTAAAGAAAAAGTAAAATTTTCTGATGATGAATTATCTAAATGGAAAAATGTTGCTGATAATATGTATTTCCCATTTTCAGAAAAATACAATGTTTTCTTACAACAAGATGGTTTTTTAGACAAAGAATTAATCTCTGTTGCAGATTTAGATAAAAGCCAAAGACCTATTAATCAAAAATGGAGTTGGGATAGAATTTTACGTTCTCCTTATATAAAACAAGCAGATACTTTACAAGGTTTCTATATGTTTGAAGAAGATTTTTCTACGGAAGAATTAGAACGTCATTTCGATTTTTACGAACCATTTACAGTTCATGAAAGTTCATTGTCTCCTTGTGTACATAGTATTCAAGCAGCAAAGTTAGGTAGAATGGATCAGGCGTACGAATTTTATTTAAGAACTTCACGTTTAGATTTAGACGATTATAATCACGAAGTAGAAGAAGGGTTACACATTACTTCTATGGCAGGAACCTGGATGAGTATCGTTGAAGGTTTTGGAGGAATGAGAGTGCTAAATAACACCCTTTCTTTTTCACCAAAAATTCCCAAAGGATGGAAATCGTATTCATTTAAAGTAAACTTTAGAAATCAAGTAATTACTGTAAATGTGACTCAAAATAGAACTCATTTTGAATTAGAAGGGAAAAATGAAATAAGTATTTTAGTGAATGGAGAACTTGTAACGATAACTCCAAATAATTTAGTAACTGTTTAA
- the pgmB gene encoding beta-phosphoglucomutase has product MKKGFIFDLDGVIVDTAKYHYLAWKKLANHLGFEFTKEQNELFKGVSRKRCLEILLEIGNREATQEEFDTWMVEKNVDYLEYIKNMDASEILPDVPRVLEFLKNNNIPIALGSASKNAQPILEKVGLLHYFDTIVDGNNVTKAKPDPEVFLLAARQLGVNPDDCVVFEDAVAGVEAANAAKMISIGIGDEKVLSEAQLNFNDFTEISTNFIKDLLK; this is encoded by the coding sequence ATGAAAAAAGGATTTATATTTGATTTGGATGGTGTTATAGTTGACACTGCCAAATATCATTACTTAGCTTGGAAAAAATTAGCGAATCATTTAGGTTTCGAATTTACCAAAGAACAAAATGAATTATTTAAAGGTGTTAGTAGAAAACGTTGTTTAGAAATTTTGTTAGAAATTGGTAATAGAGAAGCAACACAAGAAGAATTTGATACTTGGATGGTAGAAAAAAATGTTGATTATTTAGAGTATATCAAAAACATGGATGCATCTGAGATTCTTCCAGATGTTCCTAGGGTATTAGAATTTTTGAAAAACAATAATATTCCTATTGCTTTAGGATCCGCAAGTAAAAACGCACAACCTATTTTAGAAAAAGTGGGTTTATTACATTATTTCGATACAATTGTAGATGGTAATAATGTTACAAAAGCAAAACCAGATCCAGAAGTATTTCTGCTTGCTGCAAGGCAATTAGGAGTCAATCCTGATGATTGTGTTGTTTTTGAAGATGCAGTTGCAGGAGTAGAAGCGGCAAATGCTGCTAAAATGATAAGTATAGGTATTGGAGATGAAAAAGTGCTTTCTGAAGCGCAATTGAACTTTAATGATTTTACAGAAATTAGCACCAATTTTATTAAAGATTTATTAAAATAG
- a CDS encoding TIM-barrel domain-containing protein: MKHIKFLYLFVLISSFSIAQNSTRIFKNVTETKNGLEINVNDGTYYITFYNEKIIETSFVPKGEELQNNSHAVVLNKKDLDVISILTQSESIFSSEGISIHIQHNPFQISYTYKNELITSEKQGYYKSKHLPLENVKGNITNEETEKIEFNLTSDEVLYGAGARALGMNRRGHRLALYNRAHYGYETYSELMNFTLPIVISSKKYMIHFDNAPIGYLDLDSKKDNSLTYETISGRKTYQVIVGDSWVDLIDNYTDLTGKQPLPPRWTLGNFSSRFGYHSQKETEETIDKFKEEKIPVDAIVLDLYWFGKTIQGTMGNLEVDKGSFPDIKGMVSRLKEKGVKTVLITEPFILSNSKKWNEAVEKNVLAKDSVGNPAKYDFYFGNTGIVDLYKKEGKDWFWNIYKEILNLGVKGLWGDLGEPEVLPSWVNFESNKADEVHNIYGHDWARLIFEGYQKELPNERPFILMRAGYSGSQRFGMIPWSGDVSRSWGGLQSQPEIALQMGMQGLGYMHSDLGGFAGANLDDNLYTRWLQYGVFQPIFRPHAQDDVPSEPVFRSEKAKKLAKESIELRYKLLPYNYNLAFENNQKGTPLMRPIFFEEEDEKLMSNSSTYLWGKDFLITPILKDSVKTKEIYFPKTANWFNFYTDEKVEGGKTKTVKVKENSIPTYVRGGTFILMSDLVQTTDNYKADKLEIHYYYDASIKKSEREFYNDNGLTANAFEKEEFEILEFESEVTKRYLEINFNTEFGDNWKSSEKEIQLIIHNINWTPKKIKVNGKRAPILSKNNTLRIPLNWNTKKELKIKVSLK, from the coding sequence ATGAAACATATTAAATTTCTTTATTTATTTGTTCTAATCTCTTCATTTTCTATTGCTCAAAATTCAACTCGAATTTTTAAAAATGTAACTGAAACAAAAAACGGATTAGAAATTAATGTAAATGATGGCACCTATTATATTACTTTTTATAATGAAAAAATAATTGAAACCTCATTTGTTCCTAAAGGTGAAGAATTACAAAATAATTCTCATGCAGTGGTTTTAAACAAGAAAGATTTAGATGTAATTTCAATTTTAACTCAAAGCGAAAGTATATTTTCTTCAGAAGGAATATCAATTCATATTCAACATAACCCTTTTCAAATTAGCTATACATATAAAAATGAATTAATCACTTCAGAAAAACAAGGCTATTACAAATCTAAACACCTTCCTTTAGAAAATGTAAAAGGTAATATTACTAATGAAGAAACAGAAAAAATTGAATTCAATTTAACTTCTGATGAGGTTTTATATGGAGCAGGAGCAAGAGCTTTAGGAATGAACAGAAGGGGTCATCGTTTAGCTTTATACAACAGAGCACATTATGGTTATGAAACGTATTCTGAGTTGATGAATTTTACGCTACCAATTGTGATTTCCTCTAAAAAATATATGATTCATTTTGATAATGCACCAATTGGTTACTTAGATTTAGATAGCAAAAAAGACAATTCATTGACGTATGAAACAATTTCTGGACGCAAAACATATCAAGTTATAGTTGGTGATTCTTGGGTTGATTTAATTGATAATTATACAGATTTAACAGGGAAACAACCTTTACCACCAAGATGGACTTTAGGTAATTTTTCAAGTAGATTTGGGTATCATTCTCAAAAAGAAACAGAAGAAACAATTGATAAATTTAAAGAAGAGAAAATTCCTGTGGATGCTATTGTTTTAGACTTGTATTGGTTTGGAAAAACCATTCAAGGAACTATGGGGAATTTAGAAGTAGACAAAGGTTCTTTCCCAGATATAAAAGGAATGGTTTCTCGTTTAAAAGAAAAAGGAGTTAAAACTGTTTTAATTACTGAACCTTTTATTTTGTCGAATTCTAAAAAATGGAATGAAGCTGTAGAAAAAAACGTTTTAGCAAAAGATTCTGTTGGAAACCCTGCTAAATATGATTTCTATTTTGGAAATACAGGTATTGTAGATCTTTACAAAAAGGAAGGAAAAGATTGGTTTTGGAATATTTATAAAGAGATTTTAAACCTTGGTGTAAAAGGACTTTGGGGAGATTTAGGAGAGCCAGAAGTACTGCCTTCTTGGGTGAATTTTGAGAGTAATAAAGCAGATGAAGTTCATAATATTTATGGTCATGATTGGGCACGTTTAATTTTTGAAGGATATCAAAAAGAGCTTCCAAACGAAAGACCTTTTATTTTAATGAGAGCTGGATATTCTGGTTCTCAGCGTTTTGGTATGATTCCTTGGTCTGGAGATGTTAGTAGAAGTTGGGGAGGTTTACAGTCTCAGCCAGAAATAGCATTACAAATGGGAATGCAAGGTTTGGGGTATATGCATTCTGATTTAGGTGGGTTTGCAGGTGCAAATTTAGATGATAATTTATATACACGTTGGTTGCAATATGGTGTTTTTCAACCAATTTTTAGACCTCATGCACAAGATGATGTACCAAGTGAGCCTGTTTTTAGAAGTGAAAAAGCAAAGAAATTAGCGAAAGAATCTATTGAATTACGTTATAAATTATTGCCTTATAATTACAATTTAGCATTCGAAAATAATCAAAAAGGAACGCCTTTAATGCGTCCAATATTCTTTGAAGAAGAGGATGAAAAACTAATGAGTAATTCATCTACATATCTTTGGGGTAAAGATTTTTTAATCACGCCAATTTTAAAAGATTCTGTAAAAACGAAAGAAATATATTTCCCTAAAACAGCAAATTGGTTCAATTTTTATACGGATGAAAAAGTTGAAGGAGGAAAAACAAAAACTGTAAAAGTTAAAGAAAATTCTATTCCAACCTACGTAAGAGGAGGCACTTTTATTTTAATGTCAGATTTAGTACAAACCACAGACAATTATAAAGCAGATAAATTAGAAATTCATTATTATTATGATGCTTCTATCAAAAAAAGTGAAAGAGAATTTTATAATGATAATGGTTTAACAGCAAATGCTTTTGAAAAAGAAGAATTTGAAATTTTAGAATTTGAATCAGAAGTAACAAAACGTTATTTAGAAATTAATTTTAATACTGAATTTGGTGATAATTGGAAATCATCAGAAAAAGAAATACAATTGATAATTCACAATATAAACTGGACCCCTAAAAAAATAAAAGTAAATGGTAAAAGAGCACCAATTTTATCAAAAAATAATACACTTAGAATTCCTTTAAATTGGAATACAAAAAAAGAATTAAAAATTAAAGTATCATTAAAATAA
- a CDS encoding MFS transporter: protein MEKRKLSFWQIWNMSFGFLGIQFGFALQGGFMSRIFQTLGAGKEEIPLLWIAAPLTGLLVQPIIGYMSDRTWSIKWGRRRPYFLVGAILSSLALFFIPHSPVLWVAAGFLWILDASINISMEPFRALVADKLPQSQRSYGFVVQTLIIGIGTWIASNLPWMVSKLGVSNEAASGVVPMSVKVAFGIGAFVFLASILYTVFTTDEYPPEDMEEFEREKAKRNNFIPDILENIGSMPTTMKKLGVIQFFSWFAFFTMWSLANPALTEHVFNTPAPLESAFNMADSLQAEAFKIANTKFQESSNSVGSAMGIYGLSSMVFALLLTLYTSKRNINRKYVHLFSLIIGGIGFLLMSYASPENLKYCFVLIGFAWGSILSMPYAMLSSSVDPKKMGVIMGIFNMFIVIPQIIAALGGINYVSGLLGKEAINAMTVAGISLIIAGFCNLLITNKNAISYQGEN, encoded by the coding sequence ATGGAAAAGCGTAAGTTAAGCTTCTGGCAAATTTGGAACATGAGTTTTGGGTTTCTGGGGATACAATTTGGATTCGCCTTACAAGGTGGATTTATGTCAAGAATTTTTCAAACTTTAGGAGCAGGAAAGGAAGAGATTCCTTTACTATGGATTGCAGCACCTTTAACAGGTTTACTTGTACAACCAATTATTGGTTATATGAGTGACAGAACTTGGAGCATAAAATGGGGTAGAAGAAGACCTTATTTTTTAGTAGGTGCTATCTTAAGTTCATTAGCGCTGTTTTTTATTCCTCATTCACCTGTATTATGGGTTGCAGCTGGTTTTCTTTGGATTCTAGATGCTTCTATAAATATCTCTATGGAGCCATTTAGAGCTTTAGTTGCAGATAAATTACCTCAATCTCAAAGATCTTATGGTTTTGTTGTTCAAACATTAATTATAGGAATAGGAACTTGGATTGCAAGTAATTTACCTTGGATGGTTTCTAAACTTGGTGTTAGTAATGAAGCAGCATCTGGTGTAGTGCCAATGTCTGTTAAAGTAGCATTTGGAATTGGTGCTTTTGTGTTTTTAGCGAGTATTCTTTATACCGTTTTTACAACAGATGAATATCCGCCAGAAGACATGGAAGAATTTGAGCGAGAAAAAGCAAAGAGAAACAATTTTATTCCAGATATTCTAGAAAATATTGGAAGTATGCCAACAACAATGAAAAAATTGGGTGTTATTCAGTTCTTTTCTTGGTTTGCATTTTTTACAATGTGGAGTTTAGCAAATCCTGCCTTAACAGAACATGTTTTTAATACTCCAGCTCCACTAGAATCTGCTTTTAATATGGCAGACTCACTTCAAGCAGAAGCATTTAAAATTGCAAATACTAAGTTTCAAGAATCTTCTAATTCAGTAGGTTCTGCTATGGGTATTTATGGTTTATCGTCAATGGTATTTGCTTTATTATTAACGTTGTACACTTCAAAAAGAAACATTAACAGAAAATATGTACACCTGTTTTCTTTGATTATTGGAGGTATCGGTTTTTTATTGATGAGCTATGCTTCACCAGAAAACTTAAAATACTGTTTTGTATTAATAGGTTTTGCCTGGGGTAGTATTTTGTCAATGCCATATGCAATGTTATCAAGTTCTGTAGACCCAAAGAAAATGGGCGTAATTATGGGTATTTTTAATATGTTTATTGTAATTCCGCAGATTATTGCTGCGTTGGGAGGAATCAATTATGTATCAGGTTTATTAGGTAAAGAAGCGATAAATGCAATGACTGTTGCAGGAATTAGCTTAATAATTGCAGGTTTTTGTAACTTACTAATCACCAATAAGAACGCAATTAGTTATCAAGGAGAGAATTAA
- a CDS encoding glycoside hydrolase family 13 protein, translating into MKLYRSIFISLTILFFIACSNVESTKNVSEVSISNTSLERVEPTNWWIGFKNTSLQLLVKEDNIGKSKPSISYAGVSIKKVNKARSENYLFIDLEIDKSTKAGKFDIVFTFEDGTKKAHTYELKAREKSADKYVGFNSSDAIYLITPDRFSNGDETNDINKDLKDTSLDRTDGYKRHGGDLQGIINNVDYISDLGFTTVWPTPVLTNDMPKGSYHGYAITDYYQVDPRFGTLDDYKNLADKLREKEMKLIMDQIANHCGLEHWWMKDLPFKDWVNNQKNYEVNIENWTYKTNINSNHRRTTNQDLYASEIDRKENNEGWFVAEMPDLNQRNPFMAKYIIQNSIWWIETLGLGGIRQDTYPYPDKDFMANWAGTIMNEYPNFSIVGEEWSYNPLLVGYWQKGAQNKDGYESNLKSTMDFPMQKSIIDGINEEESWDTGLVKIYEGLANDFQYATPKDIMVFLDNHDKSRLYTEVNEDVTKAKMALSYMLMLPRIPQVYYGTEILMDDTAKPGDHGLIRTDFPGGFKGDKRNAFTKEGLSEAQKTMQSFVTKILNYRKNSEAIHNGKTIHFAPFRGTYFLFRTKDNETVVHIINKNDTPITIDLKRYSEVGLKGKTLKNILTGEAFNWGDEIHLSEKGSVILTTK; encoded by the coding sequence ATGAAACTTTACAGGAGTATTTTTATTTCATTAACAATATTGTTTTTTATAGCATGTAGTAATGTTGAATCCACTAAAAATGTTTCTGAGGTTTCAATTTCAAATACCAGTTTAGAAAGAGTAGAACCAACAAATTGGTGGATTGGTTTTAAAAATACTTCATTACAATTATTAGTAAAAGAAGACAATATTGGCAAATCAAAACCATCAATTTCTTATGCTGGAGTTTCTATTAAAAAAGTAAACAAAGCGAGAAGTGAAAACTATTTATTTATCGATTTAGAGATTGATAAATCAACCAAAGCAGGAAAATTTGATATTGTTTTTACATTTGAAGATGGAACAAAAAAAGCGCATACCTATGAACTTAAAGCAAGAGAAAAATCTGCTGATAAATATGTAGGTTTTAATAGTTCTGATGCAATTTATTTAATTACTCCAGATCGTTTTTCAAATGGGGATGAAACAAATGATATCAACAAAGATTTAAAAGATACTTCTTTAGACAGAACGGATGGTTATAAACGTCATGGAGGTGATTTACAAGGAATAATAAATAATGTAGATTATATCTCAGACTTAGGTTTTACAACGGTTTGGCCAACTCCAGTATTAACAAATGACATGCCTAAAGGGTCATATCATGGGTATGCAATTACAGATTATTATCAAGTGGATCCTCGTTTTGGAACTCTAGATGATTATAAAAATTTGGCAGATAAGTTAAGAGAAAAAGAAATGAAATTAATCATGGATCAAATTGCAAATCATTGTGGTTTGGAACATTGGTGGATGAAAGATTTGCCTTTTAAAGATTGGGTAAATAATCAAAAAAATTACGAAGTCAATATTGAAAATTGGACTTATAAAACAAATATAAATTCTAACCATAGAAGAACTACAAATCAAGATTTATACGCTTCTGAAATTGATAGAAAAGAAAATAATGAAGGTTGGTTTGTTGCCGAAATGCCAGATTTAAATCAACGCAATCCTTTTATGGCAAAATATATTATTCAGAATAGTATTTGGTGGATAGAAACTTTAGGTTTAGGCGGAATTAGACAAGACACTTATCCTTATCCTGATAAAGATTTTATGGCAAATTGGGCAGGTACAATTATGAACGAATACCCTAATTTTTCTATTGTTGGAGAAGAATGGAGTTACAATCCGTTATTAGTTGGTTATTGGCAAAAAGGGGCACAAAATAAAGATGGATATGAATCTAACTTAAAATCTACAATGGATTTTCCGATGCAAAAATCTATTATTGACGGAATCAATGAAGAAGAATCTTGGGATACTGGTTTAGTAAAAATTTACGAAGGATTGGCCAACGATTTTCAGTATGCAACACCAAAAGACATTATGGTTTTCTTAGACAATCATGATAAAAGTAGGTTGTATACAGAAGTTAATGAAGATGTTACAAAAGCTAAAATGGCGTTGAGTTACATGTTAATGTTACCAAGAATTCCACAAGTTTATTACGGAACAGAAATTTTAATGGATGATACCGCAAAACCTGGAGATCACGGTTTGATTAGAACCGATTTCCCTGGAGGTTTTAAAGGTGATAAAAGGAATGCATTTACAAAAGAAGGTTTATCTGAAGCTCAAAAAACGATGCAGTCTTTTGTAACTAAAATTTTAAATTATCGTAAAAATAGTGAGGCAATTCATAATGGAAAGACCATTCATTTTGCTCCATTTAGGGGAACTTACTTTTTGTTCAGAACGAAAGATAATGAAACAGTTGTTCATATTATTAATAAAAATGACACCCCTATTACAATCGATTTAAAACGTTATAGTGAAGTTGGGTTAAAAGGGAAAACGCTAAAAAATATCCTAACAGGAGAAGCATTTAATTGGGGAGATGAAATTCATTTATCAGAAAAAGGAAGTGTTATTTTAACTACAAAGTAA
- a CDS encoding alpha/beta hydrolase, producing the protein MKNLIIICLTLIIFSCKSETKEVESNYDNISALVLKDAILAGGQLIRIDSFSSKNITARPVDVWLPENYSSEKKYAVLYMHDGQNLFDATTTWNQQEWMIDEVATKLMKDEITKNFIVVGIHNIPAIRWQDLYPEKAMNFLSKEDKDKMYKEAAKNNARTNLFGDEYLKFIIEELKPYIDATYAVYTNKENTFVAGSSMGGLMSMYAVAEYPEVFAGAACVSTHWVGGSPKENNPLPDAVFKYLESNLPSAENHKMYFDYGNKTLDQFYPQYAPRVDSIFLKNDYTSENFKNLFFEGTDHSELSWQRRVSIPLTFLLKK; encoded by the coding sequence ATGAAAAATCTAATTATTATTTGTTTAACGCTAATCATTTTTTCTTGTAAATCAGAAACTAAAGAAGTAGAAAGTAATTATGATAATATATCTGCTTTGGTTTTAAAGGATGCCATTTTAGCAGGTGGTCAATTAATAAGAATAGATAGTTTTTCTTCAAAAAATATTACAGCGAGACCTGTTGATGTCTGGTTGCCAGAAAATTATTCGTCAGAAAAAAAATATGCTGTTTTGTATATGCATGATGGACAAAATTTGTTTGATGCAACCACTACTTGGAACCAGCAAGAATGGATGATTGATGAGGTTGCTACAAAATTAATGAAAGATGAAATCACTAAAAATTTTATAGTTGTTGGTATTCATAATATTCCTGCAATTAGATGGCAAGATTTATACCCAGAAAAAGCAATGAATTTTCTTTCAAAAGAAGATAAAGATAAAATGTACAAAGAAGCTGCAAAAAATAATGCTAGGACTAATTTATTTGGTGATGAATATCTAAAATTTATTATTGAAGAGTTAAAACCATATATAGATGCAACATATGCTGTTTACACAAATAAAGAAAATACATTTGTTGCAGGTTCTTCTATGGGAGGCTTAATGTCTATGTATGCAGTAGCAGAATATCCAGAAGTTTTTGCAGGTGCAGCTTGTGTTTCTACTCATTGGGTTGGAGGGTCTCCAAAAGAGAATAACCCTTTACCAGATGCAGTTTTTAAGTACTTAGAAAGTAATTTACCAAGTGCAGAAAATCATAAAATGTATTTTGATTATGGCAATAAAACATTAGATCAATTTTATCCTCAATATGCACCAAGAGTAGATTCTATTTTTCTGAAGAATGATTATACATCAGAAAATTTTAAAAATCTATTTTTTGAAGGAACAGATCATTCAGAGCTTTCTTGGCAGAGAAGAGTAAGTATTCCGTTAACTTTTTTACTTAAAAAATAA